A region of Candidatus Defluviilinea gracilis DNA encodes the following proteins:
- a CDS encoding NUDIX domain-containing protein, with the protein MPQSDQGLNNARYTLIPRTAILLRRGDSYLLLKGAPTKRLWANKYNGLGGHVERGEDVLASAKRELLEETGLTADLWLCGTVIVDAGETGICLFMFTGNVTGGELIASEEGLAEWVEYKKIGELDVVEDLPILLGRIHGMKRGDPPFSARSFYDEAGKLVVRFEE; encoded by the coding sequence ATGCCTCAATCCGATCAAGGACTCAACAACGCCCGCTACACCCTCATCCCGCGCACGGCGATATTGTTGCGGCGCGGAGACTCATACCTGCTCCTCAAAGGCGCGCCGACGAAACGTCTGTGGGCGAATAAGTACAACGGACTCGGCGGTCACGTGGAGAGAGGGGAGGATGTTCTCGCGTCTGCGAAGCGTGAGTTGCTTGAAGAGACCGGTCTTACGGCGGATCTATGGCTGTGCGGAACGGTCATCGTTGACGCGGGCGAAACAGGGATATGTTTATTTATGTTCACGGGGAATGTAACGGGCGGCGAATTAATCGCCTCGGAAGAAGGTTTGGCGGAGTGGGTTGAATACAAGAAGATTGGAGAATTGGACGTTGTCGAGGATTTGCCGATTCTGCTGGGGAGAATTCATGGCATGAAGCGCGGCGATCCGCCGTTCAGCGCGCGGTCGTTTTACGATGAGGCGGGGAAATTGGTTGTGAGGTTTGAGGAGTAA
- a CDS encoding GtrA family protein codes for MTAQTNKIERIRFLKFATVGAIGSLVDFGVMNLLTRLFAMRLVYAGTISFVCAVANNFTGNRYWTYPESRSRHILQQLGMFFVVNAAGIAIRVPILHYVEPPMEGLFASLSILSAFTPETLAKNATLAIAIGIVMLWNYFVNRYWTYNDVE; via the coding sequence ATGACCGCCCAAACCAACAAGATCGAACGCATCCGCTTCCTGAAATTTGCCACTGTAGGCGCCATTGGCTCGCTGGTCGATTTTGGCGTGATGAACCTGCTCACCCGCCTATTCGCCATGCGGCTCGTCTACGCGGGGACAATTTCGTTCGTTTGCGCGGTTGCCAACAACTTTACCGGCAACCGCTACTGGACGTACCCAGAATCGCGCTCGCGCCACATCCTGCAACAACTAGGGATGTTCTTCGTGGTCAACGCGGCGGGGATCGCCATTCGCGTTCCCATCCTCCATTATGTTGAGCCGCCCATGGAAGGGCTTTTCGCCTCCCTCAGCATACTCTCCGCGTTCACGCCGGAAACGCTGGCAAAAAACGCCACCCTCGCCATCGCTATCGGAATTGTAATGCTTTGGAATTATTTCGTGAACCGCTACTGGACGTATAATGATGTGGAATAA
- a CDS encoding cyclic nucleotide-binding domain-containing protein: MTNLRAPSKIIPRAFPGIKPDEIEELIKNSQVHAYAPGAVLCRENAVEARFYMILEGDAEVTKVINNSETRLLKTLGPGDFFGEMALIHNAPRAATVTAKTALTALELDKPGFDRVLHSSSSIAMAMVSEISNRLRSNDQMAVDDLRLRASELAEAYQKLAEQDLARREFLSNIAHELRTPLMAASGYLQMLQKGAMSGDQISTGIETVSRNVQQIVSLVNDILFLQEMDLVLPEFQAVDLNSVAKNVTDKYAPKAVERNVNLRFAPNVSLPRAFGDSKSLERALSALVDNAIKFSPKGGDVDVRLSARADDILLSVEDHGIGIEKEKLTNVFDRFYHLERHENDLFGGIGLGLAITKQVIEQHQGKLTVTSTPGRGSTFTIILKKGS, translated from the coding sequence ATGACGAACCTCCGCGCCCCGTCGAAGATCATCCCGCGAGCCTTCCCCGGCATCAAACCGGACGAGATCGAGGAATTGATCAAGAACAGCCAGGTACACGCGTACGCGCCCGGCGCGGTGTTGTGCCGCGAGAACGCGGTGGAAGCCCGCTTCTACATGATCCTCGAAGGCGACGCCGAAGTGACCAAGGTCATCAACAACTCCGAAACGCGCCTGCTCAAAACTCTAGGACCCGGCGATTTCTTCGGCGAGATGGCGCTCATCCACAACGCGCCGCGCGCCGCGACCGTCACCGCAAAGACCGCGCTCACCGCGCTCGAACTCGACAAGCCCGGTTTCGACCGCGTGCTTCATTCCTCCAGCAGTATCGCCATGGCGATGGTCAGCGAGATCAGCAACCGCTTACGCTCGAACGATCAAATGGCGGTGGACGACCTCCGCTTGCGCGCGAGCGAACTCGCCGAGGCGTATCAAAAACTTGCCGAGCAAGACCTCGCCCGCCGCGAGTTTCTCTCCAACATCGCGCACGAGTTGCGGACTCCGCTGATGGCGGCGAGCGGGTATCTCCAGATGTTGCAAAAAGGCGCGATGAGCGGCGACCAGATCTCCACTGGGATAGAAACGGTGAGTCGCAACGTCCAGCAGATCGTCAGCCTCGTCAACGACATCCTGTTCTTGCAAGAGATGGACCTCGTCCTCCCCGAATTTCAAGCGGTGGATTTGAACTCGGTCGCAAAAAACGTGACGGATAAATATGCGCCTAAAGCCGTCGAGCGGAATGTAAACCTGCGCTTCGCTCCCAACGTCAGCCTGCCTCGCGCGTTCGGCGACTCGAAATCCCTCGAGCGCGCTCTCTCGGCTCTGGTGGACAACGCCATCAAGTTCAGCCCCAAAGGCGGAGACGTGGATGTGCGCCTCAGCGCGCGCGCCGATGATATTTTGCTTTCGGTGGAGGATCACGGCATTGGGATCGAAAAAGAAAAGTTGACGAATGTCTTCGACCGCTTCTATCATCTCGAACGACACGAGAACGATCTCTTCGGCGGCATCGGGCTGGGACTCGCCATCACGAAACAGGTCATCGAACAACATCAGGGAAAGTTGACCGTGACCAGCACGCCGGGCAGGGGCAGCACATTTACGATCATACTGAAAAAGGGAAGTTAA
- a CDS encoding phospholipid carrier-dependent glycosyltransferase translates to MKSLFGRIIQKPIYILLAVNLLVGVFVFRDYGLSWDEPLFYDYADALGYAYSPHEWFSGHFDLENSYGPSAEDHKTRGPAYLFLARNFAYGLEDLGSDRASAWHLVNFVFFQLGVYFLYRLSTRWMKPSAALATTAFFSYQPLLWGHAFINPKDPPFLVFFLASVCLGFEVVDEITTGAKNSWWKVLAASFCLGIATSIRVLGPLAGMIVLGYAIFIIFARRGLKSATIPTKSAQADSASPKKYFRPFMIYVVVAIAVMLLTWPYLWENPIAGLFGTLKFMSDNPTQLAVLFNGEIFRANDMPRRYLPFMLWSTLTEPTWILFAVGVLIGFWKFKTNSKEFASLALTLAWFILLVAYVLILRPAVYDGLRHFLFILPPVFIFAGFVFEFVFEQITIVFEQISIRATQPVWLRAGLVLLILLPGINGIVQLHPYEYAYYNSFVGGTSGVFRKYETEYWLTCYKEAMQKLDASLSQPANVFVLREAYIADYYSGSNTIVRDLRNEMSEVKSGDYVLVNTRTNNDRSIFRDAPPVIQIRRGDAIFCEVKQIP, encoded by the coding sequence ATGAAATCCCTTTTTGGGCGAATCATCCAAAAACCGATTTACATCTTGCTCGCCGTCAATCTATTGGTCGGCGTTTTTGTTTTCCGCGACTACGGGCTTTCATGGGACGAGCCGCTCTTTTACGATTATGCCGACGCGCTCGGATATGCCTATTCGCCGCATGAATGGTTCAGCGGACATTTCGATCTCGAAAATTCATACGGGCCCAGCGCGGAGGATCACAAGACGCGCGGACCCGCCTACCTTTTTCTTGCGCGCAATTTTGCCTACGGATTGGAAGACCTCGGTTCTGACCGCGCCTCAGCCTGGCACCTCGTCAATTTCGTCTTTTTCCAACTTGGAGTTTATTTCCTCTATCGGCTGTCCACGCGCTGGATGAAACCGTCCGCCGCGCTCGCAACGACTGCGTTTTTTTCCTATCAACCTTTATTGTGGGGACATGCCTTCATCAACCCGAAAGACCCTCCCTTTTTAGTTTTCTTTCTCGCGTCAGTCTGTCTCGGCTTCGAGGTGGTGGACGAAATTACAACAGGCGCAAAAAATAGTTGGTGGAAAGTTCTCGCCGCATCGTTTTGTTTAGGCATCGCAACATCCATCCGCGTGCTGGGACCTCTGGCTGGAATGATTGTGCTTGGTTATGCCATCTTCATCATCTTTGCCCGCCGCGGATTGAAATCCGCGACTATTCCTACCAAGTCCGCTCAAGCGGACTCGGCTTCACCGAAAAAATATTTTCGACCATTTATGATTTATGTTGTAGTTGCCATCGCGGTGATGCTCCTCACCTGGCCCTATCTTTGGGAAAATCCAATTGCAGGACTCTTCGGAACGCTCAAGTTCATGTCCGATAACCCGACGCAATTGGCTGTGTTATTCAACGGCGAGATATTCCGCGCCAACGACATGCCGCGCCGCTACCTCCCCTTCATGCTGTGGTCAACGCTCACCGAACCGACATGGATTTTATTCGCGGTTGGAGTTCTGATCGGTTTTTGGAAATTCAAAACGAATTCAAAAGAATTTGCATCTCTGGCTTTGACCCTCGCTTGGTTCATCCTTCTCGTCGCTTACGTCCTCATCCTTCGACCAGCCGTGTACGATGGCTTGCGTCATTTCCTTTTTATCCTGCCGCCGGTGTTTATCTTTGCTGGTTTCGTATTTGAATTTGTATTTGAGCAAATCACAATTGTATTTGAGCAAATCTCAATTCGAGCAACTCAACCAGTTTGGCTACGCGCTGGACTTGTTTTACTGATCCTTTTGCCGGGCATCAACGGGATCGTCCAGCTCCATCCCTACGAATACGCGTATTACAATTCGTTTGTCGGCGGCACGAGCGGAGTCTTTCGCAAATACGAAACGGAATACTGGCTTACTTGTTATAAAGAAGCGATGCAAAAATTGGACGCGAGTTTGAGTCAACCAGCGAATGTCTTTGTCCTGCGTGAAGCATACATTGCCGACTATTATTCCGGGAGCAACACCATCGTCCGCGATCTACGGAACGAAATGAGCGAAGTGAAATCAGGCGACTATGTTCTGGTCAACACACGCACAAATAATGACCGCTCCATTTTCAGAGACGCGCCGCCGGTGATCCAAATCCGCCGGGGAGATGCGATATTCTGCGAGGTCAAACAAATTCCATGA
- a CDS encoding GNAT family N-acetyltransferase, with protein MSDSKVANPAYRIETARLVVRCYQPTDATLLEDSVRESVEHLKPWMPWAHNEPEPFEYKAKRVLEFRGKFDLGQDFTYGIFNREETRLLGGTGFHTRLGEKELEIGYWIHKDFVKQGLVTESTAALIKVAFEIIHIHRIEIHCDPRNTASAAVPRKLGFTHEGTLRAKTPFLDEWSDSMIWGLLESEYPNSPAVKAEIKAFDAAGNTLL; from the coding sequence ATGAGCGATTCAAAAGTTGCCAACCCAGCGTATCGAATCGAAACCGCGCGGCTTGTGGTGCGATGCTATCAGCCGACGGACGCGACGTTGCTCGAGGACTCGGTGCGCGAAAGCGTGGAGCATCTCAAGCCATGGATGCCGTGGGCGCACAATGAACCTGAGCCGTTTGAATACAAGGCAAAGCGTGTTTTGGAATTTCGCGGCAAATTCGATCTGGGACAAGATTTCACTTATGGGATTTTCAACCGCGAAGAAACGCGGTTGCTCGGCGGAACAGGATTCCACACGCGGCTCGGCGAAAAAGAACTTGAGATCGGGTATTGGATTCACAAAGATTTTGTCAAACAAGGACTCGTGACCGAATCCACCGCCGCGTTAATCAAAGTCGCTTTTGAAATTATCCACATTCACCGAATTGAAATTCATTGCGACCCTCGCAACACAGCCTCTGCCGCTGTGCCGCGCAAACTCGGCTTCACGCACGAAGGCACGCTCCGCGCAAAAACGCCGTTTCTCGATGAGTGGAGCGACTCGATGATCTGGGGTCTGCTCGAAAGCGAGTACCCGAACAGCCCAGCGGTCAAAGCGGAGATCAAGGCTTTTGACGCCGCCGGCAACACGTTGTTATGA
- the rsmD gene encoding 16S rRNA (guanine(966)-N(2))-methyltransferase RsmD, which translates to MSLRVISGKARGRKLKSVTGDTTRPITDRVKEALFNIIASDVIDSNWWDLFAGTGAVGIEALSRGAASVRFTDSNREPVETIKSNVEHCGFTAQSEIRRADAFAYLASPADKKFEYIYIAPPQYKDMWVKALELVDDNLEWLTDDGWVIVQIAPREFKFNTVELKNLEKFDERKYGTTLLVFYQRHS; encoded by the coding sequence ATGAGTCTACGAGTCATTTCTGGCAAAGCAAGAGGTCGTAAATTGAAATCGGTGACGGGCGATACGACGCGCCCCATCACCGACCGTGTCAAGGAGGCGTTGTTCAACATCATCGCCAGCGACGTGATCGACTCCAACTGGTGGGACCTGTTCGCAGGCACCGGGGCAGTCGGCATCGAAGCGTTGAGCCGAGGCGCGGCATCCGTCCGCTTTACGGATTCGAATCGCGAACCCGTCGAGACGATCAAATCCAACGTGGAGCATTGCGGATTCACGGCGCAGTCAGAAATCCGCCGGGCAGATGCGTTCGCGTATCTCGCATCGCCAGCCGATAAAAAGTTTGAATACATCTACATCGCTCCCCCGCAGTACAAGGATATGTGGGTGAAAGCGCTGGAACTCGTGGACGATAATCTCGAATGGCTCACGGATGACGGCTGGGTCATTGTGCAGATCGCGCCGCGCGAATTCAAGTTCAACACGGTCGAGTTGAAGAATCTTGAAAAGTTCGATGAGCGGAAATACGGAACGACATTGCTGGTGTTTTATCAACGACATTCGTAA
- a CDS encoding acyl-CoA thioesterase: MVNFLTTMTTIQTPKPISASRVTLSQLMHLEHANLLGNVHGGWIMKLADEAGALACMRHAQCKVVTVAIDSMTFREPIKIGDLVTLNAEVTYTGRTSMEAKVDVLAENPLTRERSHTNTAYLVYVALDDSGKPLEIPQLTAENEEETQKLLQAKERQARRLTEKKLRESQ; this comes from the coding sequence ATGGTAAACTTTCTTACAACTATGACAACCATCCAAACGCCCAAACCCATCAGCGCATCGCGCGTCACCCTGTCTCAACTCATGCACCTCGAACATGCCAACCTGCTGGGCAACGTGCACGGCGGCTGGATCATGAAACTCGCGGACGAGGCGGGCGCGCTCGCTTGTATGCGCCACGCCCAATGCAAAGTCGTGACCGTCGCCATCGATTCGATGACCTTCCGCGAGCCGATCAAGATCGGCGACCTCGTTACCCTGAACGCGGAAGTCACATACACCGGCAGAACGTCCATGGAAGCGAAAGTGGATGTGCTTGCCGAAAACCCGCTAACCCGCGAACGCTCGCACACCAACACTGCCTACCTCGTCTATGTCGCGCTTGACGATAGCGGCAAGCCGCTGGAAATTCCGCAATTGACGGCTGAAAATGAGGAAGAAACCCAAAAACTGTTGCAGGCAAAAGAAAGACAGGCGCGACGTTTGACTGAAAAGAAACTGCGAGAATCGCAATGA
- a CDS encoding DUF1295 domain-containing protein, translating into MPFTILFLNSGLVILCLMTLLWLLSLALKNSSIVDIFWGIGFIVVAWLGFSYGYGYIPRKQWMCVMVTLWGLRLALHIGLRNWNKPEDFRYAKWREENGPRWWWISFFKVFLLQGFLMWLISAPILAAQSFGYPVILTPMDLLGALIWGFGLLFESIADLQLTLFKRNPKNKGKLLTSGLWKFSRHPNYFGETIVWWGIFIIALAVGAWWTILSPILMTWLLLRVSGVAMLERTMQSKPGYEEYMRKTSAFFPWFPKNRDADSR; encoded by the coding sequence ATGCCATTCACGATACTTTTCCTCAACAGTGGGCTCGTCATTCTCTGCCTGATGACCCTGCTCTGGCTATTGAGTCTCGCGCTGAAGAACTCCAGCATCGTGGATATTTTCTGGGGCATTGGCTTTATCGTCGTTGCGTGGCTGGGATTTTCATACGGATACGGCTACATCCCGCGCAAACAATGGATGTGCGTAATGGTCACGCTCTGGGGACTGCGCCTCGCGCTTCACATCGGACTCCGCAATTGGAACAAGCCCGAAGATTTCCGCTATGCCAAATGGCGCGAAGAGAACGGTCCGCGCTGGTGGTGGATTTCATTCTTCAAAGTATTTCTCCTACAGGGATTCTTGATGTGGCTCATCAGCGCGCCTATCCTTGCCGCGCAATCGTTTGGATACCCTGTCATCCTCACGCCAATGGATTTGCTCGGCGCGTTGATCTGGGGATTCGGTTTGCTCTTTGAATCCATCGCGGACTTGCAGTTGACTTTGTTCAAGCGTAATCCAAAAAACAAGGGGAAATTGCTTACGTCGGGTTTGTGGAAGTTCTCACGTCACCCGAACTATTTTGGTGAAACAATCGTATGGTGGGGAATCTTCATCATCGCCCTCGCGGTTGGCGCGTGGTGGACGATCCTCTCCCCCATCTTGATGACGTGGCTTTTGCTCCGCGTCTCCGGCGTGGCAATGCTCGAACGGACGATGCAAAGCAAGCCCGGTTACGAGGAGTACATGCGAAAGACCAGCGCGTTCTTTCCATGGTTCCCGAAAAATCGGGACGCTGATTCACGCTGA
- a CDS encoding ATP-binding protein — translation MTEALPFPFLAIVGQQEMKLALLLALINPNVGGILLVGPRGTAKTTAVRSLLDLLPMVERSTCPYGCLPEDIEAGGVDAVCPDCAKKFAEGKPLTAPDKVRLIELPLNARLEDVVGGIDERAAIHERMRIRRGILAQADRNLLYIDEINLLADDVVDSILDAAAQGSYTVRRGPVAATYRSRFVLIGSMNPEEGRLRPQILDRFGLRVIVRGLDDASLRLEAYRRVHAYLANPRHLVNQFAPEMEAAAGEIRSAREQMKRVTIPDSIANPAIALVQKMGIDSLRAEITWFESARAYAAADGRNEVTNEDLKIVAPMALRLRRSVFMNDYFKGQAGEEKEMNALLNGFGKKPTKKKSGKRK, via the coding sequence GTGACCGAAGCGCTTCCCTTCCCGTTCCTCGCCATCGTCGGGCAACAGGAAATGAAACTCGCGCTGTTGCTCGCGTTGATCAACCCGAATGTGGGCGGGATTTTACTGGTCGGTCCGCGCGGCACGGCGAAGACGACGGCTGTACGAAGTCTTTTGGATTTGCTCCCAATGGTCGAGCGAAGCACATGCCCGTACGGTTGTCTGCCTGAAGACATTGAAGCGGGCGGAGTGGATGCCGTTTGCCCGGACTGCGCGAAGAAATTCGCCGAGGGCAAACCGCTCACCGCGCCGGACAAAGTCCGCTTGATCGAACTGCCGTTGAACGCGCGGCTTGAAGATGTGGTCGGCGGCATTGACGAACGAGCCGCCATCCACGAACGGATGCGAATTCGTCGGGGAATACTTGCACAAGCAGATCGCAACTTGTTGTACATTGACGAGATCAACCTGCTCGCAGACGATGTCGTTGATTCGATCCTCGACGCCGCCGCGCAGGGATCGTACACCGTTCGGCGCGGACCCGTCGCGGCGACGTATCGCTCGCGCTTCGTGTTGATCGGCTCGATGAATCCCGAAGAGGGCAGACTCCGCCCGCAAATTTTGGATCGCTTCGGACTCCGGGTTATCGTCCGCGGCTTGGACGATGCGTCGCTGAGGCTGGAGGCGTACCGCCGAGTCCATGCGTACCTGGCGAATCCGCGTCACTTGGTGAACCAGTTTGCCCCGGAGATGGAAGCGGCGGCTGGAGAAATCCGCAGCGCGCGCGAGCAGATGAAGAGAGTCACCATCCCCGATTCGATTGCGAATCCCGCCATCGCGCTCGTCCAAAAAATGGGAATCGATTCACTGCGCGCTGAGATCACGTGGTTTGAGTCGGCGCGCGCGTATGCGGCGGCGGATGGACGCAATGAAGTGACGAATGAGGATCTGAAAATTGTCGCGCCGATGGCGTTGCGTTTGCGGCGGTCTGTGTTCATGAACGATTATTTCAAAGGGCAGGCGGGCGAGGAAAAAGAGATGAACGCGTTGCTGAACGGGTTTGGCAAAAAACCTACGAAGAAAAAGTCTGGTAAAAGAAAATGA
- a CDS encoding amino acid adenylation domain-containing protein: MPNSLSLETHTQELLVHELIAYQAERSPQKPAIQFGGECVTYAELIGRANQLARYLRGEGVVAGARIAISLNRSIEMVTGILGCLIAGAAYIPIDPAYPRERVAEILANSNSLFCITQTGLFRSSPKSAVKVILLDAVSKSIQRLPSDGLENMSAEKDLAYIIYTSGSTGAPKGVMVSHDSLRNFVRVSQSGLDVASDDVYLQSASISYALAVRQIMVPLSRGATLVVASDEQMRDPLRLFEEIKRTRVTLMDVVPSFWRMINKRLQDLPEACRSDLLQNHLRRIVCVGEALRMETPRDWRALAGNKVELVNIFGQTETTGVVATYPIPAAGDDGLACAVPIGQAIAQTRLYILNDHMESVLPGQSGELFISNPCLADGYIHLPELTAKKFISNPFDDGINCRLYRTGDVVRQREDGNIEFVGRSDSQIKIRGQRLELGEVESVLRSCPEVEDCAILVLKDQADENYLAAYIVPAHENVALAEIRAYCRRKMPDFMIPSRFVTLQTMPLSTNGKLDRRALAQIRGAKSLASTIEPPGNSVESRLMVIWRELLQQSEFGIHDDFFDLGGHSFMAVRLISRIEREFGIHLSVGAILNAPTISSQAALLEHANTGLYQEQILVPINPRGNKPILFGVHGHEGGVLYFRFIARQLPADQPFYALQAQGVDGVTPALPRIEDMALLYLQEIKKLQPHGPYYLCGFSLGGEIAYEMAQQLLKQGEQVKLLLMLDTRNPERLARTQVFAENQPFLDGTVRTMQWHLRRLSQAGFKGKVGYVGMLIQTKILRIALFGLVALAFAMKWRLSDRLLLAYLRTTHSKALHEYFPQPYAGKVTLFRSSQTEEQSCDQVPWSWEALALGGFEKHRFIASHNIIAEEYAPEVARKIKECLERASED; the protein is encoded by the coding sequence ATGCCAAACTCATTGTCTCTTGAAACTCACACACAGGAACTATTGGTCCATGAATTAATTGCCTATCAGGCGGAAAGATCGCCGCAAAAACCCGCTATCCAGTTTGGCGGCGAGTGTGTCACCTACGCGGAGTTGATCGGGCGCGCCAACCAATTGGCGCGGTATTTGCGCGGCGAGGGAGTTGTGGCTGGCGCGCGGATCGCCATCTCGCTGAATCGCTCCATCGAGATGGTAACAGGCATTTTAGGATGTCTCATCGCTGGAGCGGCGTATATCCCGATCGACCCGGCATATCCTCGGGAGCGTGTGGCGGAAATCCTTGCAAATTCCAATTCCCTATTTTGCATTACTCAAACCGGTCTGTTTCGATCTTCGCCGAAATCCGCTGTGAAAGTTATTTTGTTAGACGCCGTGTCAAAGAGCATCCAGCGCCTCCCTTCGGATGGTTTGGAAAATATGTCCGCCGAGAAAGACCTGGCTTATATTATTTATACTTCGGGCTCGACCGGGGCGCCGAAAGGCGTGATGGTATCTCATGACAGCCTTCGAAATTTTGTCAGGGTCTCTCAATCCGGGCTGGATGTCGCTTCGGATGATGTGTATCTTCAGAGCGCGTCCATTTCTTACGCGTTGGCTGTGCGTCAAATTATGGTGCCGTTATCGCGTGGCGCCACGCTGGTCGTCGCCTCCGACGAACAAATGCGCGACCCTCTGAGATTATTCGAGGAAATCAAGAGAACTCGCGTCACTTTGATGGATGTAGTGCCCTCATTTTGGCGGATGATCAATAAACGGTTGCAGGATTTGCCAGAGGCTTGCCGCAGCGATTTGTTGCAAAACCATCTGCGCAGGATCGTATGCGTGGGGGAGGCTTTGCGCATGGAAACTCCGCGAGATTGGAGGGCGCTAGCGGGCAACAAGGTAGAGCTTGTCAATATTTTTGGGCAAACGGAAACGACAGGCGTGGTTGCCACTTATCCAATCCCGGCCGCCGGTGATGATGGGCTTGCTTGCGCTGTGCCAATTGGACAGGCGATTGCTCAGACGCGCCTATACATCCTGAATGACCACATGGAGTCGGTCTTGCCGGGGCAAAGCGGAGAATTATTCATCAGCAACCCATGTCTGGCAGATGGTTATATACATTTGCCTGAACTCACGGCAAAGAAATTCATTAGCAACCCCTTTGACGATGGGATCAATTGCCGTCTCTACCGGACAGGGGACGTTGTGCGACAACGTGAAGATGGAAATATCGAGTTCGTGGGCCGCAGTGACTCCCAGATAAAGATCCGCGGTCAGCGACTCGAACTGGGCGAGGTGGAATCGGTTCTACGAAGTTGCCCCGAGGTGGAGGATTGCGCGATCCTTGTGTTAAAAGATCAAGCCGACGAGAATTATCTGGCGGCATATATTGTTCCCGCGCATGAAAATGTTGCCCTGGCAGAGATCCGCGCGTATTGTCGGCGAAAAATGCCCGACTTCATGATCCCCTCTCGATTTGTTACGCTACAAACGATGCCTCTCTCGACCAACGGGAAGCTGGATCGTCGGGCGCTTGCTCAGATTCGGGGCGCGAAATCCCTGGCGTCCACCATTGAGCCGCCGGGAAATAGTGTTGAGAGCCGGCTCATGGTCATCTGGCGCGAGTTGTTACAGCAGTCTGAATTTGGAATCCATGATGATTTCTTTGATCTTGGCGGACATTCTTTCATGGCAGTGAGGTTGATTTCCCGGATTGAGCGCGAATTTGGAATTCACCTTTCCGTAGGGGCTATTTTGAATGCTCCCACAATTTCCAGCCAGGCGGCGTTGCTGGAACATGCCAACACGGGTCTGTATCAAGAGCAGATTCTGGTTCCCATTAATCCCAGGGGGAACAAGCCCATCTTGTTCGGTGTCCATGGACATGAAGGAGGGGTGCTGTACTTCCGCTTCATCGCAAGACAGTTACCTGCCGATCAGCCCTTCTATGCTCTTCAAGCGCAAGGCGTGGACGGCGTAACTCCAGCCCTTCCGCGCATCGAGGATATGGCTCTGCTCTATCTTCAAGAAATTAAGAAACTTCAACCTCATGGACCGTATTATCTTTGTGGGTTTTCATTGGGAGGGGAGATCGCCTACGAGATGGCACAGCAACTCCTGAAGCAAGGCGAGCAGGTTAAGTTGTTATTGATGCTTGACACACGAAACCCGGAGCGGTTGGCGCGAACCCAGGTGTTTGCGGAGAATCAGCCTTTTCTCGATGGAACGGTTCGAACCATGCAGTGGCATCTCCGCCGCCTGTCACAGGCAGGTTTCAAGGGAAAAGTTGGGTATGTTGGGATGCTTATCCAGACAAAGATCTTGCGTATCGCGCTTTTCGGTCTGGTTGCCCTTGCATTTGCGATGAAGTGGCGTCTTTCAGATCGTCTGTTGCTTGCCTACTTGCGCACAACGCATAGTAAAGCATTGCATGAATATTTCCCCCAGCCCTACGCGGGCAAAGTGACATTGTTCCGATCGAGCCAGACCGAAGAGCAAAGTTGCGATCAAGTTCCCTGGAGTTGGGAGGCTCTTGCCCTGGGCGGTTTTGAGAAACATCGCTTTATTGCATCGCATAACATAATCGCCGAAGAGTATGCTCCTGAGGTGGCGCGGAAAATCAAGGAATGCCTTGAGCGCGCCAGCGAGGATTGA